TCATAAAAAGAAAATGCTAAATTTTGATGAAGAACAGGCTGAATTAATCAGTTCCCGAATTATACAAAAAATCACCAGTCAGTTTGCCAGTCACTTAAAAGACGAAAACACATCAATTGACGAAAGTATTGAGTTTATTGAAAAAGTATTTCAGATTGGACAGCTTGCACCAAAAATTATTCCTTCCCCAATTGAAGAAAAATACAAAATCAACCTCTCATAATAGTTAAACAGAATGTTCCTTACTTTTAAGGATCCAAAAAAATATGGCTCAAAAAGTTATCAGAATAGGAACCCGCGATAGTGAGCTCGCACTTTGGCAGGCCCACACAGTCGAAAAAAAATTAAATGATTTAGGCTTTAAGACTGAAATTGTTGCCGTAAAATCCCAGGGAGATATTATTCTCGACAAACCTCTTTACGAACTCGGCATCACGGGAATCTTTACTAAAACTTTAGACATTGCCATGATTAATGGCGATATTGATATTGCGGTGCATTCGATGAAGGATGTTCCAACAGCTTTACCAAAAGGTATTGTTCAGGCTGCAGTTTTACCAAGAGCGAATGTTTTAGACATTTTAGTCCATAAAGGAGATCCTGATTTTACAAATCCAAGTACTATCGCAACCGGAAGTCTGCGCCGTCAGGCACAATGGTTTAATAAATATCCAAATCATACTGTAGTTGATTTACGCGGCAACGTAAATACGCGTATGCAGAAATTACAGGATAACAACTGGGACGGAGCTGTTTTTGCAGCAGCAGGTTTAGAACGGATCAATCTAAAACCAGAAAACTACATCAACTTAGATTGGATGATTCCCGCGCCGGCACAAGGAGCAATGCTGGTTGTGGCAATGGAAAATGACAATTATACTTTAGATGCACTTTCGCAGTTAAATGATATCGAAACAGAAATTTGCACTCATATCGAACGCCAATTTTTAAGAACGCTTGAAGGTGGATGTACAGCACCGATTGGAGCTTTGGTTACCTATAACGAAGACGAAGACACTTTACATTTTCAAGGAGTTTTACTTTCTATTGACGGAAAACAGAAACTGGAAATAAACAAAACAGTTGATATTTCAGAATGGAAAAAACTAGGTTTCAATTCGGCTCAGGAGATTTTGAATAATGGCGGAACGGAATTGATGCAGCAAATCAAAGAATCCCTGAAAAAATAATGGCAAATCCAGTTCAGATATTATCTACTAAAATATTATCGCCTCTTCATAAGCAGGAATTGATGAAATATGGTATTGAAGTAATCGAAGCTGATTTCATCAAAACCGAAAACAAACCTTTCGAATTAAAAGACCTCAACGAAAGTCTGATTTTTACCAGTCAAAATGCCGTTCACAGCATTTTGTCTCATCCAAAATCAGAACAGCTGAAAAAGAAAAACGTGTATTGCGTTGGACTTAAGACCAAAACCTTATTGACCGATAACGGGTTCAATGTTGTTGCGTATACAGGTTATGCTGCGGATTTAGCCGAAATCATTACTTTGATTTATGGAAGTGAAAGCTATACTTTTTTCAGCGGAAATCTTAGAAGAGATACTTTGCCTGAAGCTTTAAAAGAAAACGGAATTAAATTCAATGAAATTCAGGTTTACGACACAACATTACAGCCTCAGAAAATAAAAGGAAATCCCGAAGCGATTTTGTTTTTTAGCCCGTCCGGTGTTAAAAGTTATCTGAAAGACAATAAAATTCAAAAACAAATCTGTTTCTGCATTGGTGATACCACCGCAGATGCTTTAGCTAAAATCACCAAAAACATTATCATCGCAGATCAGCCTACAATTGAGGACGTGATTGAAGATGTAATTCACGAATATAAATAACAAACCTAACAGGTTTCAATAAACCCGTTAGGTTTAAACATAAAAACTCATGTTAAAAAACGACCTATTTTTAAAAGCTTTAAAAGGAGAAACAGTACAGCGTCCACCAGTATGGATGATGCGTCAGGCAGGAAGATATTTACCTGAATTCAGAGCCCTGCGTGATAAATATGATTTCTTTACGCGATGTGAAACTCCGGAATTGGCTGCAGAAATTACAGTTCAGCCTATTCGCAGAATTGCTCCGGATGCAGCTATTCTTTTTTCAGATATTTTGGTTGTTCCAAGAGCAATGGGAATTCACGTGGAATTAAAAGACAATTTAGGTCCGATTATTCCGGATCCGATTCGCACCATGGAACAGGTAAATCAGGTTTTTGTTCCGGATGTAAACGAAACTTTAGGTTATGTTTTTGACGCTGTGAAATTGACTAAAGAAATGCTGAACGATGAGGTTCCGTTAATTGGTTTTGCAGGTTCGCCATGGACCATTTTTTGCTATGCGGTTGAAGGAAAAGGTTCTAAAAGTTTTGATACTGCAAAAGGATTCTGTTTTTCAAACCCAATTGCAGCTCACACTTTATTACAAAAAATCACAGATACTACTATTTTATACTTAAAAGAAAAAGTAAAATCGGGGGTAAATGCCGTTCAGATTTTTGATTCATGGGGCGGAATGCTTTCTCCGGTTGATTATCAGGAATTCTCATGGAAATACATCAACCAAATCGTTGACGCTCTGGCTGAGGTTACTCCGGTAATTGTTTTCGGAAAAGGATGTTGGTTTGCATTGAATGAAATGGGTAAAAGTAAAGCTTCTGCACTTGGAGTTGACTGGACGTGTTCTGCAAGAAATGCACGTTATTTATCTGGTGGAAATGTTACTTTACAAGGAAATTTCGATCCTTCAAGATTACTTTCGCCAATTCCGACTATCAAGAAAATGGTTCACGAAATGATCGACGAATTCGGAAAAGACAAATATATTGTAAATTTAGGTCACGGAATTTTACCAAATATCCCCGTAGATCATGCTAAGGCATTTATTGATGCAGTTAAGGAATATGGACAATAATATAGTTGAAAGTTTACGGTTGATAGTTGGTGGAAATAACTATCAACCATAAACCAACAACCATAAACTCATAAAAATGCTCAACAAAGGCCTAAGAGACGAAGAAAAAATCAGGATTGATAACGTTCTCAAAACGTTACGAACTCTTGTTTTTGTACCTCAGCCTTTAAGAAACACTCAAAAAGAAAATATTGAAAATCAACTAAAAGACTTTGGTTTAAACATTGAAACTTTAGTACAACATTCTAATGAAGATCTTATAGATTTATTAGTGCGTTGTCATTTGGATTTTGATCATTTAGAACAGTTTGCCGATTTTCTTTTAGAATTATCTAAAACCGAAGAATATAACTTTCAGGAAAAAGCTTTGGCACTTTATCAATATATTCAACTGAAAAGCAACGTTTTTTCTTTTGGAATAAATACTAAGATTGCTTCGGCGAAAGCCAAAAAACAATAAAAATGAAAGACAAATTTTATGCCTACATACAAAATTTACAAGACCAGATCTGTGCAGGATTAGAAGCTGTTGACGGAACAACAAAATTCCGTGAAGACCTTTGGAAACGTCCAGAAGGTGGCGGCGGAAGAACACGTGTTATAGAAAATGGAGCCGTTTTCGAAAAAGGTGGCGTAAACATTTCGGCTGTTCATGGAAAACTTCCTGAAACCATGCAGAAGATGTTTGGCGTTGGTGAAGCTGATTTCTTTGCCTGTGGATTAAGTTTGGTGATTCATCCAAAAAGTCCAATGGTTCCGACAGTTCATGCCAACTGGCGCTATTTTGAAATGTACGATGAGTCTGGAAATGTAATCCAGCAATGGTTTGGAGGCGGACAGGATTTAACGCCATATTATTTGTTTGAAGAAGATGCGAAACACTTTCATCAAACCTGCAAAACAGCCTGTGACAAACACAATCCGGAGTTTTATCCAAAATATAAAAAACAGTGTGATTCGTATTTTTGGAATGCGCACAGAAACGAAGCCCGAGGACTTGGCGGTTTATTCTTTGATTACTGCAAAGCAAATGATTCAATGTCAATGGAAAACTGGTACAATTTTGTAACCGAAGTCGGAAACAGTTTCCTTGAAGCTTATGTTCCAATTGTAGAAAGAAGAAAAAACCTTCCTTATACTCAGGAACAAAGAACGTGGCAGGAAATTCGCCGTGGACGCTATGTAGAGTTTAATCTGGTTCATGACAAAGGCACTTTATTCGGTTTAAAAACCAATGGAAGAATAGAAAGTATCCTCATGAGTTTGCCTCCACACGTGCAATGGGTTTACGATCACCATCCGGAAGCTGGAAGCGAAGAAGAAAAACTGATAAAAGTACTCGAAAATCCTGTAGACTGGATTTAACTTTAGAAGAAAATATAAAAAAAGCCCTAAAACATCAATTTTAGGGCTTTTTCTCTTTTTAGATTATTTAGTACTTAATTCTTCAATCATATCCAAAGTCTGCAAAATGATGTTTTTATCTCCGTTGGATGAATTTAGTTTTAACTCAAATTTCAGCTTGTTATCTAGCAGTTTTTTACCGGAATACAACGTAACATCTGTAAACTGCTGTGCTAGTCTGTTCAGGCTTTTTATATCAGAGGGTTTTGCTTCGCCTGAATTAGAATAGGCTGTTACTAATTTATCCATGCTCACTTGGGCAGCAAAATAGTTTTGTTTCAGCTCTTTTTTAACTTCTTTTGAAAACGAATTGTCTTTCGGAAAAATATGATCAATGCTGTTTCCAATAATCACCACATCTTTCTCTTTAAAAATGAACAAATTACCAAACTCCTGAGTTCCTTTTATTTCATAGTAATTTCCTTTTTGAGTCAATCCTTTTTTACGAACGCCTAATTGAATTAGTTTATCCCCAAAAGTCGGGTGTGTTGAAGTAAAAATTACTGAAAATAACGGCACAGTTTTTTTAACCGTTTTTACCACTTCTTTAGACTCAAAATTCTCATCGTACTCATACGTTTTTGTGGTAACTTCTCTTTCTGCCATATCATAAAGAAACATGCTTAAATCTCCGTCGAAAAGCGTTGCTGTAGCTTTTTCATCAATAATGGTCGAAATAAGATCGGTAGCCACGCCAATATCTTCTTTTAGAATATAAGGATTGTTAAAAACCTCAGCAGTCAAAGTCGGAAAACTATTCAGCATTTCCTTCGTATTAAAATGATACGTCAGATAACCGAGTGGCTTTTGGGCAGGAAAATAATTAAAAATGTTTTTATTGGCTTTCCTGTTGCTAATTTTGCTTACTAAATCGGCAATTGGTTTGGAGTATTCGACAATTTCTTCAATTCGTGCATTATCATTATCAAAATAAAAATCGACATTGATACCTTTTACAAAATTTCCCCAGTTTTTCTGACTCGGAAAAAATTTATTATACGTTGTAAATTGTGCCAAAGCCATATACGCCGAATTAAAACCACTCAATGCTGCCCCATAATCAACCCAGCATGAAATGTCGGCGGTTTCATGCACTTTATCTGAAGTCGGGACAGTAAAACCATTTTCAAAAAGCAATTTTATGAATCTGTTTTGACTGATGGCCTGAATGCTGTCAAAAGCAGTCTGTTCTTTTTGGTAATTGCCATAATAATTATCTGAGTAATCTGTATAAGTTGTGTCTATAGAAGATTCAACCGGTACATCAATAACAATATCTGTAGCTTCTACCGCTACTGAATCTACAACAGGTGGAGGTGGTATAGTATAATCATTATAAGAATATTTTTTAGTCAATCCAAAAATGACCAAATGGCTGTCATTCCAGGCCATAGTCGTTTTTTTATCGCTGGAATTATATACAGAATACTGCCCAAAATCTTCAATTAAAGGTTTTGCAACAGAATCACTTTCCTGATCTTTCTTAACTAAGAAATTTTTAATATCGTTTCTGTTTTTAATTGGAATTGTAATTTGATAATACGGAATGCTATCCGAATAATTCCCATGGGCGGTTATTTTCTGATCTAATTTTATAAGGTCTGCATATTGATTGACATCCAGCTTCATTTTGCCATTTTTCAATAGTGAATGATTTAAGACCTCAGCAACACTTACTTTTTTAGAAAGCTGACTTCCGTTAAACTGAATAAAATAATCCTGCTTTTTCGAAAGAGTCTGACTCTGGGTTAAACCATACGTGAATAAAATGAATAAGATAAAAAACTGTTTCATGTGTAAGTATAATGATTATTGAGTTAATTGAATTGTATTGTTCATGAGTGATGATTTTTTAAGGACACTGTACATGCTTTGTTTTAAAAAAACCGTTTTCTTGTTTTTAGACATTTTGCTGTTCGCATTGGATGCCGATAGGATATCACGGTCGAAAGTGTAAATAGATATAATGCTGGCTTTTTCCAGATCTTCCTTTTTCTTTTCGTCTTTAATGAGTTTTTCAGGAATAGGATAGGAAGCCATTCTTTCAAAACTCTTCGAATCTGCTGTAAAATGGATTTGATTCTTTTGCTTGTTCAAAGTATTTATAACTTCGTTCAGTGCTTTCGTATTTTTATAATCTAATTTGATGATAAAAACATATTTGTCAAAATCGGTTTTGGTTGAAACATTTGAAATCCCTTCAATTTTTGATACTTTAGTTTTAAATTCATCCAGTTTCTGACTGATCTCCTGTTCATTTGGGATTTTCACGCCATCCACTTCTTCCAGCCAGATAGCTGATTTAGTTTTTAACCATGATTGGGAAAAGTCAACCATCAGTGTGTATTCGCCACTTTGATCGTCGTGGTGCTTAATTCTTTCTGTTATTTCAAAACAGCTTGTTAAAAGCAGGCAGCAGCATAATGCAAATATTTTCTTCATGTGGGAAATTTAAATTTGAAACACATTCCATAAGAAGATTCTTAATTGAAATTTTTATGAGCGGTACGAATTTAGATAATATTAACGAATTCTCATTCATCCTGAACTCTTTATTTGGACGTTTTTTATTTAACTTTGCGACACTTATTTTAATTTCATTTTTAAAATGGATATGAACTGTTTATAGACAAATATTCCGTTTTAGATTTTATAAAAAACACTCTATGTTCCCATTACAAAGAAACCGCCGTTTAAGAACCAATGAATCTATTCGCTCTTTAGTTCGTGAAACTAGTTTAAGTCCACAGGATTTTATGCTTCCGATGTTTGTTGCCGAAGGAAAAGATGTAAAAGTTGCAATTCCGTCGATGCCCGGAATTTACCGCCATTCATTGGATAACACTATTAAAGAAGTAAAAGAAGCCTGGAATCTGGGAATCAAAGCAGTTAATATTTATGTAAAAGTAAGTGAAAACCTTAAAGACAATAAAGGTGTTGAAGCCTGGAACAAAGACGGTTTAATGCAACAGACTATTCGTGCCATTAAAGATGCAGTTCCTGAAATGATTGTGATGCCGGATGTAGCTTTAGATCCTTATTCAATTTATGGTCATGACGGTATCATAGAAAACGGCCAATTGATTAATGATGCAACGGTTGATGCTTTGACAAGAATGAGTTTGAGCCATGCCGAAGCCGGAGCCGATTTTGTAGCACCAAGCGACATGATGGACGGAAGGGTTTTGGCTATCAGGAAAGCCCTTGAAGAAAATGGACATCACAATGTTGGGATTATGAGTTACAGTGCTAAATATGCTTCTGCATTTTACGGACCATTCCGTGATGCGTTGGATTCTGCACCAGTAGATTCTCAAAATATCCCAAAAGACAAGAAGACTTATCAGATGGATTATGCTAACCGAATTGAGGGAATTCGTGAAGCATTATTAGATGTTGAAGAAGGTGCAGATATT
The Flavobacterium flavigenum genome window above contains:
- the hemC gene encoding hydroxymethylbilane synthase codes for the protein MAQKVIRIGTRDSELALWQAHTVEKKLNDLGFKTEIVAVKSQGDIILDKPLYELGITGIFTKTLDIAMINGDIDIAVHSMKDVPTALPKGIVQAAVLPRANVLDILVHKGDPDFTNPSTIATGSLRRQAQWFNKYPNHTVVDLRGNVNTRMQKLQDNNWDGAVFAAAGLERINLKPENYINLDWMIPAPAQGAMLVVAMENDNYTLDALSQLNDIETEICTHIERQFLRTLEGGCTAPIGALVTYNEDEDTLHFQGVLLSIDGKQKLEINKTVDISEWKKLGFNSAQEILNNGGTELMQQIKESLKK
- a CDS encoding uroporphyrinogen-III synthase, translating into MANPVQILSTKILSPLHKQELMKYGIEVIEADFIKTENKPFELKDLNESLIFTSQNAVHSILSHPKSEQLKKKNVYCVGLKTKTLLTDNGFNVVAYTGYAADLAEIITLIYGSESYTFFSGNLRRDTLPEALKENGIKFNEIQVYDTTLQPQKIKGNPEAILFFSPSGVKSYLKDNKIQKQICFCIGDTTADALAKITKNIIIADQPTIEDVIEDVIHEYK
- the hemE gene encoding uroporphyrinogen decarboxylase translates to MLKNDLFLKALKGETVQRPPVWMMRQAGRYLPEFRALRDKYDFFTRCETPELAAEITVQPIRRIAPDAAILFSDILVVPRAMGIHVELKDNLGPIIPDPIRTMEQVNQVFVPDVNETLGYVFDAVKLTKEMLNDEVPLIGFAGSPWTIFCYAVEGKGSKSFDTAKGFCFSNPIAAHTLLQKITDTTILYLKEKVKSGVNAVQIFDSWGGMLSPVDYQEFSWKYINQIVDALAEVTPVIVFGKGCWFALNEMGKSKASALGVDWTCSARNARYLSGGNVTLQGNFDPSRLLSPIPTIKKMVHEMIDEFGKDKYIVNLGHGILPNIPVDHAKAFIDAVKEYGQ
- the hemF gene encoding oxygen-dependent coproporphyrinogen oxidase; amino-acid sequence: MKDKFYAYIQNLQDQICAGLEAVDGTTKFREDLWKRPEGGGGRTRVIENGAVFEKGGVNISAVHGKLPETMQKMFGVGEADFFACGLSLVIHPKSPMVPTVHANWRYFEMYDESGNVIQQWFGGGQDLTPYYLFEEDAKHFHQTCKTACDKHNPEFYPKYKKQCDSYFWNAHRNEARGLGGLFFDYCKANDSMSMENWYNFVTEVGNSFLEAYVPIVERRKNLPYTQEQRTWQEIRRGRYVEFNLVHDKGTLFGLKTNGRIESILMSLPPHVQWVYDHHPEAGSEEEKLIKVLENPVDWI
- the hemB gene encoding porphobilinogen synthase — protein: MFPLQRNRRLRTNESIRSLVRETSLSPQDFMLPMFVAEGKDVKVAIPSMPGIYRHSLDNTIKEVKEAWNLGIKAVNIYVKVSENLKDNKGVEAWNKDGLMQQTIRAIKDAVPEMIVMPDVALDPYSIYGHDGIIENGQLINDATVDALTRMSLSHAEAGADFVAPSDMMDGRVLAIRKALEENGHHNVGIMSYSAKYASAFYGPFRDALDSAPVDSQNIPKDKKTYQMDYANRIEGIREALLDVEEGADIVMVKPGMAYLDIVREVKNAVHVPVAVYQVSGEYAMVKAAADKGWLDHDKIMIEQLYCIKRAGASIISTYFAKEAALILNK